In the genome of Candidatus Binatia bacterium, one region contains:
- a CDS encoding histidine phosphatase family protein, with protein MPIDDLSTKLLCVRHGESEGNRDRCFCATPEVPLTALGREQALAAARALQEQFRPARLISSPYRRAWETAQVIAHELGLRVEVEHDLRERSIGIYAGQPYDVVLEDPTFREHDPWAWRPLGGESLLDVAARAVPAAQRIAEQNLGSEVVLVSHAGVIAALCAAACGGWQRVPAARNGQIIVLEYRQGRLSLLSS; from the coding sequence ATGCCGATCGACGACCTTTCCACAAAGTTACTCTGCGTCCGCCACGGGGAAAGCGAGGGAAATCGCGACCGGTGCTTTTGCGCCACCCCTGAAGTCCCGCTAACGGCCCTAGGCCGCGAGCAGGCGCTCGCGGCCGCACGCGCCCTGCAGGAGCAATTCCGGCCTGCGCGACTAATTTCGAGCCCGTACCGCAGAGCCTGGGAAACCGCCCAAGTGATCGCGCACGAGCTCGGCCTACGGGTGGAGGTCGAGCACGACTTGCGCGAGCGCAGCATCGGCATTTACGCCGGGCAACCCTACGACGTTGTACTCGAGGACCCGACCTTTCGCGAGCACGACCCATGGGCCTGGCGCCCGTTGGGTGGCGAGTCTCTCCTCGACGTAGCCGCTCGGGCGGTGCCCGCAGCCCAACGCATTGCCGAGCAAAACCTCGGCAGCGAGGTGGTGCTGGTCAGCCACGCCGGTGTCATTGCAGCGCTGTGTGCGGCCGCGTGCGGCGGTTGGCAACGCGTGCCTGCAGCCCGAAATGGCCAAATCATCGTCCTGGAATACCGACAGGGCCGGCTCTCGCTGCTTTCCTCTTGA
- a CDS encoding MAPEG family protein, with product MALWLEQPAMRVFALTYLLLVLKMLAVGWVTSYYRLRKRVFATPEDYALQGLSPREVRDEDVERARRAHRNDLENILPFFAVGFFYALTQPNPAVARILFGGYLIARVLHSIFYLAALQPWRTLAFALGQAITVVMLLIAFARIW from the coding sequence ATGGCGCTTTGGCTCGAACAACCAGCGATGCGAGTGTTTGCCCTCACGTACTTGTTGTTGGTGCTCAAAATGCTCGCCGTCGGTTGGGTGACGAGCTACTACCGGCTGCGCAAGCGGGTGTTTGCCACGCCGGAGGATTATGCACTCCAGGGCCTTTCCCCTCGCGAGGTGCGGGACGAGGACGTAGAACGCGCGCGCCGCGCCCATCGCAACGACTTGGAGAATATTTTGCCGTTCTTTGCGGTGGGCTTCTTTTACGCACTCACCCAACCAAATCCTGCCGTGGCGCGCATTTTATTTGGCGGGTATCTGATCGCCCGTGTGCTGCATTCGATCTTTTACCTGGCCGCCCTTCAGCCGTGGCGTACCTTGGCCTTTGCCCTCGGCCAGGCCATCACCGTGGTGATGCTGCTCATCGCGTTCGCCCGCATTTGGTGA